The Pantoea sp. At-9b genome includes a window with the following:
- the fbaB gene encoding class I fructose-bisphosphate aldolase, with the protein MTDIVQLLGKEADSLLQHRCMTIPAESLYLPGADYVDRVMTDNNRSPVVLRNMQTLYNTGRLAGTGYLSILPVDQGVEHSAGASFAANPHYFDPKNIVELAIEAGCNCVASTYGVLASVARRYAHRIPFMVKLNHNETLSYPTQYDQTLYASVEQAFNMGAIAVGATIYFGSEQSRRQIEEISAAFERAHELGMVTVLWAYLRNNGFKKDGVDYHASADLTGQANHLAATIGADIVKQKMAENNGGYTAVNFGHTDERVYSKLTTENPIDLVRYQLANCYMGRAGLINSGGAAAGATDVAESVRTAVINKRAGGMGLILGRKAFKKSLKEGVELINAVQDVYLSKDVTIA; encoded by the coding sequence ATGACGGACATCGTTCAGTTATTGGGCAAAGAAGCGGATAGCCTTCTTCAACATCGCTGCATGACCATTCCAGCGGAAAGCCTTTATTTGCCGGGCGCGGATTATGTTGATCGCGTCATGACCGATAACAATCGTTCTCCTGTTGTATTACGTAATATGCAAACGCTGTACAACACTGGCCGTCTGGCGGGCACTGGCTATCTGTCGATCCTGCCGGTGGACCAGGGGGTTGAACACTCCGCAGGAGCGTCGTTTGCTGCCAATCCTCACTACTTCGACCCGAAAAATATTGTTGAGCTGGCAATTGAAGCCGGCTGCAATTGCGTGGCGTCCACCTATGGCGTGCTGGCTTCGGTCGCGCGTCGTTATGCGCACCGAATTCCGTTTATGGTGAAGCTGAACCACAATGAGACGCTAAGCTACCCGACACAATACGATCAGACGTTGTACGCCAGCGTCGAGCAGGCGTTCAATATGGGTGCCATCGCGGTCGGGGCCACCATCTACTTTGGCTCTGAGCAATCACGTCGTCAGATTGAAGAGATCTCTGCGGCATTCGAACGTGCGCATGAACTCGGCATGGTGACCGTGTTATGGGCTTACCTGCGCAATAACGGTTTCAAGAAAGATGGCGTGGATTACCATGCCAGTGCCGATTTAACCGGCCAGGCCAACCATCTGGCAGCCACCATTGGCGCAGATATCGTGAAGCAGAAAATGGCAGAAAATAATGGCGGTTATACCGCAGTGAATTTCGGCCACACCGATGAGCGCGTTTACAGCAAGTTGACCACGGAAAACCCCATCGACCTGGTTCGCTACCAACTGGCGAACTGTTATATGGGTCGTGCCGGGTTAATTAACTCCGGTGGTGCTGCCGCAGGGGCAACCGATGTGGCCGAGTCTGTGCGCACGGCGGTGATTAACAAACGCGCCGGTGGCATGGGGCTGATTCTGGGGCGTAAAGCATTCAAGAAGTCGCTGAAAGAGGGCGTAGAACTGATTAACGCGGTGCAGGATGTCTATCTGTCCAAGGATGTCACCATCGCATAA
- the thiD gene encoding bifunctional hydroxymethylpyrimidine kinase/phosphomethylpyrimidine kinase, with amino-acid sequence MKQINALTIAGTDPSGGAGIQADLKAFSALGAYGTSVITALVAQNTCGVQAVYRIDPAFVGAQLDSVLDDVRIDSAKIGMLAETAVVEIVADKLKRASLPFVVLDTVMIAKSGDALLSPDAIASLRELLLPQVSLITPNLPEAAALLGRSVAQDEKTMLMQGDALLDLGCEAVLMKGGHLSDAESPDWLITRNGRQRFTAPRVNTRHTHGTGCSLSAALAALRPRHDDWAATVSEAKAWLQQALLHADALEVGKGIGPVHHFHRWW; translated from the coding sequence ATGAAACAGATCAACGCCCTGACCATTGCCGGCACCGATCCCAGTGGTGGTGCAGGCATTCAGGCTGATCTCAAAGCGTTCTCGGCATTAGGCGCTTATGGCACCAGCGTGATCACCGCGCTGGTGGCGCAGAACACCTGTGGTGTGCAGGCGGTATATCGTATCGACCCGGCTTTTGTCGGCGCGCAGTTGGATTCGGTGCTTGATGATGTGCGCATCGACAGTGCGAAAATCGGTATGCTGGCGGAAACGGCGGTGGTGGAGATTGTCGCTGACAAGCTGAAGCGTGCCAGCCTGCCGTTTGTGGTCCTCGACACCGTTATGATTGCCAAAAGCGGTGACGCGTTGTTGTCACCCGATGCCATCGCCAGCCTGCGTGAGTTGTTGCTACCGCAGGTCTCGCTGATCACCCCGAATTTACCGGAAGCCGCGGCATTGCTTGGCCGCAGCGTGGCGCAGGATGAGAAGACGATGCTGATGCAGGGCGATGCATTGCTCGATCTCGGCTGTGAAGCGGTACTGATGAAGGGAGGACATCTGAGTGATGCTGAGAGTCCGGACTGGCTCATCACCCGCAACGGACGCCAGCGTTTTACCGCGCCGCGTGTCAACACTCGCCACACGCACGGCACCGGTTGTTCGCTGTCAGCTGCGCTGGCGGCCTTGCGTCCGCGGCATGATGACTGGGCGGCGACAGTGTCCGAGGCCAAGGCGTGGTTGCAGCAAGCGCTACTGCATGCGGATGCTCTGGAGGTAGGAAAAGGTATTGGGCCGGTGCACCATTTTCATCGTTGGTGGTAG
- the thiM gene encoding hydroxyethylthiazole kinase — MKHPNLLSSAQLAQSLQLLHQHAPLVHCMTNDVVQTFTANVLLALRASPAMVIDVEEAAQFSAVADALLINVGTLTRERSIAMLAAVEAANRAATPWTLDPVAVGALTLRTEFCQQLLNQQPAAIRGNASEILALANQAAGGRGVDSLHQADAALSAAQQLASDYHCIVAVTGEVDYVTDGQHTFAIPGGSALMTRVVGTGCALSAVVAAFASLPGDRLQHVAAACRVMSLAGERAAHQAQGPGSFVAAFLDQLWTLEVAP; from the coding sequence ATGAAACACCCTAACCTTCTTTCCTCCGCGCAGCTCGCGCAGTCACTTCAATTACTCCATCAGCATGCGCCCTTAGTGCACTGCATGACCAATGACGTGGTGCAGACGTTTACCGCCAATGTGCTGCTGGCGTTACGTGCTTCACCCGCCATGGTGATCGACGTCGAGGAGGCCGCGCAGTTCAGCGCTGTTGCTGATGCTTTGCTCATCAATGTTGGTACTCTGACACGCGAGCGCAGCATCGCTATGCTGGCCGCGGTTGAGGCGGCAAATCGTGCCGCTACACCCTGGACGCTCGATCCGGTTGCTGTCGGTGCGTTAACCTTGCGCACCGAATTTTGCCAGCAGCTGTTAAACCAGCAACCGGCGGCTATTCGTGGCAATGCATCGGAGATTCTTGCTCTGGCAAACCAGGCGGCGGGTGGACGCGGCGTTGACAGTTTGCATCAGGCTGATGCCGCACTGAGTGCCGCGCAACAGTTGGCAAGCGATTACCACTGCATCGTGGCGGTTACCGGGGAGGTGGATTACGTCACTGATGGTCAGCATACCTTTGCCATTCCTGGCGGTAGCGCATTAATGACACGTGTCGTGGGAACGGGCTGTGCACTGTCGGCGGTGGTGGCGGCGTTCGCCAGTCTGCCGGGCGATCGTTTGCAGCATGTGGCGGCCGCCTGCCGCGTGATGTCGCTGGCCGGTGAAAGGGCGGCTCATCAGGCGCAGGGACCAGGCAGCTTTGTGGCCGCTTTTCTTGATCAGTTGTGGACGCTGGAGGTGGCACCATGA
- a CDS encoding DUF3606 domain-containing protein, translated as MADDLKRKQPEDKRFISLSETWEVEYWTHTLEVSATQLRTAVANVGNGTEKVKQYLNQYLRN; from the coding sequence ATGGCTGATGATTTAAAGAGAAAACAACCGGAAGACAAACGCTTTATTAGTCTCAGTGAAACCTGGGAAGTTGAGTATTGGACGCATACCCTGGAGGTCAGCGCGACACAATTACGCACCGCGGTTGCAAACGTCGGTAATGGTACTGAGAAAGTTAAGCAGTATCTGAATCAGTATTTGCGTAATTAA
- a CDS encoding OprD family outer membrane porin yields MRRTVRTSLATAITAALLITSFVPVSPALAEGFIDDASLTGGLYYWQRQRDRKEMDPQHGKYGQYDANLHHATGNASLDFSSGYLANFIGLDLAAYGALELTNGGPAAPNEIGFSDASNRWDEQWTGDKSGVSFYKAALKTQWQDYWLRAGYLQPSGQTLLAPHWSFLPGTYRGVEAGTTYDFDDAGALSFSWMWTDQYKAPWYQHMYNFRKADGTTDIPWLQSFGAKYDFKNSLVLEGAYGQAADYMDQYFAKASYQLPLAGSPLRTSYQFYGAQDREGGGSSNVNNVYDGLAWLQAMTFGYTLGAFDFRLEGTWVKAEGNQGFFLQRMTPAYASSNGRMDVWWDSRSDWNANGEKAVFAGVMADLGHWQLPGWQVGGSYAYGWDARPSTNPIYNQQQRLTESAWSLDLVYTLQDTRAKGTQFKLHYTQYDNHSDLPSYSGGYGNIFQDEKDIKFMVIAPFTIF; encoded by the coding sequence ATGCGCAGAACTGTTCGCACGTCGCTCGCCACCGCCATAACTGCCGCACTACTCATCACATCGTTTGTCCCTGTCTCCCCCGCTTTAGCGGAAGGCTTCATTGATGACGCATCCCTTACCGGTGGCCTCTATTACTGGCAACGCCAGCGTGATCGTAAAGAAATGGACCCCCAACACGGTAAGTACGGTCAGTATGATGCCAACCTGCACCATGCAACCGGCAATGCCAGCCTCGATTTTTCGTCTGGCTATCTGGCAAATTTCATCGGCCTTGACCTCGCCGCTTATGGCGCGCTGGAGTTGACGAATGGCGGGCCAGCCGCACCCAACGAAATCGGTTTCAGTGACGCCAGCAATCGCTGGGATGAACAATGGACCGGCGACAAAAGCGGGGTCAGCTTCTACAAAGCCGCACTGAAAACTCAATGGCAGGATTACTGGTTACGTGCGGGTTATCTGCAACCCTCTGGCCAAACGCTGCTGGCACCTCACTGGAGTTTCCTGCCGGGAACGTATCGTGGTGTGGAAGCCGGAACCACCTATGACTTCGATGATGCAGGCGCACTCTCCTTCTCATGGATGTGGACCGATCAATACAAGGCCCCCTGGTACCAACATATGTACAACTTCCGCAAAGCGGACGGCACCACCGACATTCCGTGGCTGCAATCTTTTGGCGCGAAGTACGATTTTAAAAACAGTCTGGTGCTGGAGGGGGCTTACGGTCAGGCCGCTGACTACATGGACCAATACTTCGCGAAAGCGTCGTATCAATTGCCGCTGGCAGGCTCGCCATTACGCACCAGTTATCAATTTTATGGGGCACAGGATCGCGAAGGTGGAGGCAGCAGCAACGTCAACAATGTGTATGACGGTTTAGCCTGGCTCCAGGCGATGACGTTCGGCTACACCCTTGGCGCATTTGATTTCCGCCTGGAAGGCACCTGGGTAAAAGCCGAAGGCAATCAGGGCTTCTTTTTACAACGGATGACCCCGGCTTACGCCAGCTCTAATGGCCGGATGGACGTATGGTGGGATTCACGCTCGGACTGGAACGCCAACGGCGAAAAAGCGGTGTTTGCAGGAGTGATGGCAGACCTCGGCCACTGGCAGCTGCCCGGCTGGCAGGTGGGAGGCTCCTACGCCTATGGCTGGGATGCAAGACCTTCCACCAATCCCATCTACAACCAGCAGCAGCGGCTGACAGAGTCCGCCTGGAGTCTTGACCTGGTGTATACCTTGCAGGATACACGCGCCAAAGGTACGCAGTTCAAATTGCATTACACCCAATATGACAACCATAGCGACCTGCCCAGCTACAGCGGTGGCTACGGCAATATCTTTCAGGATGAGAAAGACATCAAATTTATGGTCATAGCGCCGTTTACCATTTTCTGA
- a CDS encoding beta-N-acetylhexosaminidase, with the protein MKTLQLSFLALSMMGITACSAVPHNQQQVVDQISQFGVQYQITDNQAASHGVDCAQLGADWASCNRATIKLTNHGPAITSKNWAIYMSNVHETLRVDNDQFKMTHIVGDLTRLEPTDKFTGFAAGATVDIPIVNEYWQLFITDVMPRWYVSAEGASPKIITSTNTENLADFVLPFGDQWKRTADDKNVLMQPTSRFAKNADINLLPAASLRGQITPTPRAVKIHTADVDLSQGVTLRLDTLPTNQAAAVQQRFYLLGIHQNPTGYGITTQIDARHFQGEEAVSGAYQLNITPRGTDIVGYDTAGVFYGLMSLLSLIPAEGKPVIATLEAQDAPRFAYRGAFLDVARNFHSKQAVLTMLDQMAAWKMNKFHFHLSDDEGWRIEIPGLPELTDVGSKRCHDLSEQRCLVPQLGSGPFSDNNGSGYFSRADYIDIVKYAQARNIEVIPEIDMPAHARAAVIAMEARYNALMKAGKPLEASEFRLVDPTDSSNTTSVQLYDRTSYLNPCLDSSQRFVDKVIGEIQRMHREAGQPLTTWHFGGDEAKNIRLGAGYTDSKHPEPGKGILDQSKEDKPWAKSQVCQALVKSGKVQDLEHLPSHFALEVSQLVKAHGIPVMQAWQDGLKDAANAQAFATSRTRVNFWDTLYWGGFASANDWTQKNYDVIISNPDYVYMDFPYEVNPLERGYYWGTRFSDERKMFSFAPDNLPQNAETSVDRDGNTFATTSEKPWGGAYGLSAQLWSETVRTDQQMEYMIFPRLLSVAERGWHRANWELDYQQGRNFKGGETHHVNQRQLNRDWQRFANLLGQRELGKMDKAGIHYRLPVPGARIVEGKLEMNVALPGLPLQYSIDNGSNWLDYNPQIHPEIGANDKVMVRSLSPDGKRTSREEML; encoded by the coding sequence ATGAAAACGTTACAGTTAAGCTTTCTGGCACTCAGTATGATGGGCATCACCGCCTGTAGTGCCGTACCGCACAATCAGCAGCAAGTCGTGGACCAAATCAGCCAGTTCGGGGTGCAGTACCAAATCACCGATAATCAGGCCGCCAGCCATGGCGTAGATTGCGCGCAACTGGGCGCTGACTGGGCATCGTGTAACCGGGCGACCATCAAATTAACCAACCATGGCCCGGCCATCACCAGCAAAAACTGGGCGATTTATATGAGCAACGTGCATGAGACGCTGCGCGTTGATAACGACCAGTTTAAGATGACGCATATTGTCGGAGATTTAACCCGGCTGGAACCCACCGATAAGTTCACCGGCTTTGCCGCCGGAGCAACGGTAGACATTCCTATCGTGAATGAATACTGGCAATTGTTTATTACCGATGTGATGCCCCGCTGGTACGTCAGCGCAGAAGGTGCATCCCCCAAGATTATCACCAGCACCAACACCGAAAATTTAGCCGATTTCGTGCTGCCGTTTGGCGATCAATGGAAACGCACTGCTGATGATAAAAACGTACTGATGCAGCCCACCAGTCGCTTCGCGAAAAATGCCGATATCAACCTGCTGCCAGCGGCTTCATTACGTGGGCAAATTACGCCAACGCCACGCGCGGTGAAAATCCATACGGCTGATGTTGACCTGAGCCAGGGCGTCACACTCCGGTTGGATACCCTGCCGACCAACCAGGCGGCGGCGGTTCAACAACGTTTTTACCTGTTGGGGATTCATCAGAACCCAACAGGATATGGTATTACGACGCAAATTGATGCCCGGCACTTCCAGGGCGAAGAGGCGGTGTCGGGCGCTTATCAGTTAAACATCACCCCACGCGGTACTGATATCGTCGGCTACGATACCGCAGGGGTTTTCTATGGGCTGATGTCGTTGCTGTCTCTGATACCGGCTGAAGGCAAACCGGTGATCGCCACGCTGGAAGCGCAGGATGCCCCACGCTTTGCCTATCGTGGAGCGTTCCTCGATGTCGCGCGTAATTTCCACAGTAAACAAGCGGTGCTCACAATGCTGGATCAGATGGCCGCATGGAAGATGAACAAATTCCATTTCCATTTGAGTGACGATGAGGGGTGGCGCATTGAAATCCCAGGCCTGCCGGAATTGACGGATGTCGGCAGTAAACGTTGCCACGATCTGAGCGAACAACGCTGTCTGGTGCCGCAACTCGGTTCCGGTCCATTTAGCGATAACAATGGCAGCGGGTATTTCAGCCGCGCCGACTACATCGATATCGTAAAATATGCCCAGGCACGCAATATTGAAGTGATCCCGGAAATCGATATGCCCGCGCACGCCCGTGCAGCGGTCATCGCAATGGAAGCGCGCTATAACGCTCTGATGAAGGCCGGTAAACCCCTTGAAGCGAGCGAATTCCGTCTGGTCGATCCCACCGATAGTTCTAACACCACGTCAGTTCAACTGTACGATCGCACCAGTTATCTCAATCCTTGCCTCGACTCGTCGCAACGCTTTGTGGATAAGGTGATCGGTGAGATCCAGCGTATGCATCGTGAAGCCGGCCAGCCGCTGACCACCTGGCATTTTGGCGGCGATGAAGCGAAAAACATTCGCCTTGGCGCAGGTTATACCGACAGCAAACATCCGGAACCGGGCAAAGGTATTCTCGACCAGAGCAAAGAGGACAAGCCTTGGGCGAAATCTCAGGTTTGCCAGGCTCTGGTGAAGTCCGGCAAGGTACAGGATCTGGAACATCTGCCGAGTCACTTCGCGTTGGAAGTTAGCCAGTTGGTGAAGGCGCATGGTATCCCGGTGATGCAGGCATGGCAGGATGGTCTGAAAGATGCGGCCAACGCGCAGGCCTTTGCCACCTCCCGCACCCGCGTGAATTTCTGGGATACCCTCTACTGGGGCGGTTTTGCCAGCGCCAACGACTGGACGCAGAAAAATTACGATGTGATCATTTCCAATCCAGATTACGTCTACATGGACTTCCCGTATGAGGTCAACCCGCTGGAACGCGGTTATTACTGGGGAACCCGTTTCAGTGATGAGCGTAAGATGTTCAGTTTCGCACCTGATAACCTGCCGCAAAATGCGGAAACATCGGTCGACCGCGATGGCAACACGTTTGCCACCACCTCGGAGAAACCCTGGGGTGGCGCTTATGGCCTCTCTGCCCAGCTGTGGAGCGAAACCGTGCGTACCGATCAGCAGATGGAATATATGATCTTCCCCCGCCTGCTATCCGTGGCTGAACGTGGCTGGCATCGCGCCAATTGGGAGCTGGATTATCAGCAAGGTCGCAACTTTAAAGGTGGCGAAACCCATCACGTCAATCAGCGACAGCTCAATCGCGACTGGCAACGTTTTGCCAACCTGCTGGGACAACGCGAACTCGGCAAAATGGATAAAGCCGGTATCCATTACCGTTTGCCGGTGCCCGGTGCCCGCATTGTAGAAGGCAAGCTGGAAATGAACGTCGCCCTACCCGGTCTGCCGCTGCAATACAGTATCGATAACGGCAGCAACTGGCTGGATTATAACCCGCAGATACATCCTGAGATTGGCGCTAACGACAAGGTGATGGTGCGTAGTCTCAGCCCAGACGGTAAGCGGACCAGCCGCGAAGAGATGCTGTAA
- a CDS encoding yippee family protein, translated as MMKLKLFSFIPHAHKWRNITVSRKGAVSPSGRHYHSTHVHAHCKGCGERIHRIYYRDISDAEARRWLG; from the coding sequence ATGATGAAATTAAAATTATTCAGTTTTATTCCGCATGCCCATAAATGGCGCAATATTACGGTTTCTCGTAAAGGTGCCGTTTCACCCTCTGGTCGTCATTACCACTCAACCCATGTCCATGCGCATTGCAAAGGCTGTGGTGAACGGATTCATCGCATCTATTACCGCGATATTAGCGATGCAGAAGCACGTCGTTGGCTGGGATAA